A single Anopheles maculipalpis chromosome 3RL, idAnoMacuDA_375_x, whole genome shotgun sequence DNA region contains:
- the LOC126560748 gene encoding uncharacterized protein LOC126560748 — translation MIALFVVGKVQSTPDASGPATVPERVNGTPTESNRDDAAATSIEDDNSLVDSTTPTISTTTHDRVLFTDTPVMDAITIVWYLATFIALISFFLVMACADRNRCGLRKPSVEELAPPPTPAPSYRQFAPPSYDSLVFEKDNDSIFIIPYDVRIESDHQQNAEDMASNLEHIIEPPLTPASRRPSSHSVRISDINDESDDVPAVIAVTNIRVPSSDATERNVTTL, via the exons ATGATCG CACTTTTCGTGGTCGGAAAGGTGCAAAGCACACCGGACGCATCGGGACCAGCGACAGTCCCGGAACGGGTCAATGGGACCCCGACCGAATCTAATCGAGACGACGCTGCAGCAACTAGCATCGAAGACGACAACTCTCTAGTAG ATTCAACTACTCCAACCATTAGCACGACGACACATGATCGCGTCCTGTTTACCGATACACCTGTCATGGACGCGATTACCATCGTATGGTACCTGGCCACGTTCATTGCCCTGATATCGTTCTTCCTTGTGATGGCCTGTGCCGATCGCAACCGGTGCGGATTGCGCAAGCCCTCAGTGGAAGAGCTTGCGCCACCACCAACTCCAGCCCCATCTTATCGTCAGTTTGCGCCACCTAGTTACGATTCGCTCGTGTTCGAGAAGGATAACGACAGCATTTTCATTATTCCTTATGATGTTCGCATCGAGAGTGACCATCAGCAAAATGCGGAGGACATGGCAAGTAACCTGGAGCACATCATCGAACCACCACTAACACCAGCGTCACGACGGCCGTCCAGTCATTCCGTGCGCATCAGTGATATTAACGACGAAAGTGACGATGTTCCTGCGGTTATTGCAGTGACGAATATTCGAGTTCCAAGTAGTGACGCCACAGAGCGCAACGTCACAACGCTGTGA